Proteins encoded by one window of Sinorhizobium arboris LMG 14919:
- a CDS encoding amylo-alpha-1,6-glucosidase — protein sequence MGTNLSGGPAQAGLDATSADDLGPAAVSRYERSSRSLKHGDTFAVFDHNGDAFSSPSNPEGIFHRDTRHLSQFVLTLNGARTLLLSSTLRDDNATLDCDLTNPALVLNAAGEVLKHDLIHVRRTRFLWQEACYERLVLRNFDEVPRRLQVELSFAADFADLFEVRGTPRRRRGTHHSAQVGTGQVVLAYDGLDGQTRNTTLRFDPEPQRLTGQEASFVVELAPHQAQSIFIEIVCNSLDGNPHPPAFTFFLALRDARRALRYSASRAAAVVTSNAVFNEAVRRSVTDLYMLLTETPEGPYPYAGIPWFSTVFGRDALITALETLWLDPEIAKGVLRHLAANQATDFDPAADAEPGKILHEMRYGEMAELGEVPFRRYYGSIDSTPLFIMLAGAYLDRTGDLDTVRSIWPSVVAALDWIDRFGDRDGDGFVEYGSRTAKGLVNQCWKDSHDSIFHADGRLAKGPIASAEVQAYVFGAWQAAARLSRKLGHAEDSLKLERRAEDLRLRFDTAFFDEELGTYALALDGDKNPCRVRSSNAGHALFTGIALPERAGRVVSTLMAQSSFCGWGVRTIAASEARYNPMSYHNGSVWPHDNALIAAGFVRYGFQGEAASIFEGLFSASTYIDLRRLPELFCGFARQRARGPTFYPVSCVPQAWAAAAPLYLLQSMIGLGFDAGRMHVTLNEPTLPPFLDEVVLKRLRVGPGLVDIALRRSRSQVVVDVLERRGVVKVLTTH from the coding sequence ATGGGAACCAATCTCTCCGGGGGGCCGGCCCAAGCCGGTCTCGACGCAACATCTGCGGACGACCTGGGGCCTGCAGCGGTCTCGCGCTATGAGCGCAGCTCCAGGTCCTTGAAGCACGGCGACACTTTCGCCGTGTTCGACCACAACGGCGATGCGTTCTCCTCTCCTTCCAACCCGGAGGGGATCTTCCATCGCGACACCCGCCACCTCTCTCAATTCGTGCTGACATTGAACGGCGCCCGGACGCTCCTGCTGAGTTCCACGCTCAGGGACGATAACGCGACACTCGACTGCGATCTCACCAATCCGGCTCTCGTGCTCAATGCCGCTGGCGAGGTCTTGAAGCATGACCTCATTCATGTGCGGCGTACCCGGTTCCTCTGGCAGGAGGCATGCTACGAACGCCTGGTGCTGCGCAACTTCGACGAAGTGCCCAGAAGACTGCAGGTCGAATTGTCCTTCGCCGCCGACTTCGCCGACCTCTTCGAGGTGCGCGGCACCCCCAGGCGGCGCCGCGGCACCCATCATAGCGCGCAGGTCGGCACCGGTCAGGTCGTCCTGGCCTATGACGGCCTCGACGGCCAGACCCGCAATACGACGCTCCGCTTCGACCCGGAGCCGCAGAGGCTCACCGGACAGGAGGCGAGCTTTGTCGTCGAGCTCGCACCGCATCAGGCCCAATCGATCTTCATCGAAATCGTCTGCAACAGTCTCGATGGCAATCCACACCCTCCGGCCTTCACCTTCTTTCTGGCGTTGCGGGATGCCAGGAGGGCGCTGCGCTATTCCGCCTCGCGCGCCGCCGCGGTCGTGACCTCCAATGCCGTGTTCAACGAGGCCGTGAGGCGCAGCGTCACCGACCTCTACATGCTACTCACCGAGACACCAGAAGGTCCCTATCCTTACGCCGGCATCCCCTGGTTCAGCACCGTCTTCGGCCGCGACGCGCTCATCACCGCGCTCGAGACCCTGTGGTTGGACCCGGAGATCGCGAAAGGCGTGCTCAGGCATCTCGCCGCCAATCAGGCGACCGACTTCGATCCCGCCGCCGATGCGGAGCCGGGCAAGATCCTGCATGAAATGCGCTATGGCGAAATGGCGGAACTCGGTGAGGTACCCTTCCGACGCTATTACGGCAGCATCGATTCGACCCCCCTCTTCATCATGCTCGCCGGCGCTTATCTCGACCGCACCGGCGACCTCGATACCGTGCGAAGCATCTGGCCGAGCGTGGTGGCGGCGCTTGACTGGATAGATCGTTTCGGCGACCGCGACGGCGACGGCTTCGTCGAATATGGAAGCCGCACCGCCAAGGGTCTGGTGAATCAGTGCTGGAAAGACAGCCACGACTCGATCTTTCATGCCGATGGAAGACTGGCCAAGGGGCCGATTGCGTCCGCCGAAGTACAGGCCTATGTCTTCGGCGCCTGGCAGGCGGCCGCCCGGCTGTCGCGCAAGCTCGGCCATGCCGAGGATTCGCTGAAGCTCGAACGGCGGGCCGAGGACCTGCGCCTCCGGTTCGACACGGCCTTCTTCGACGAGGAGCTCGGGACCTATGCGCTGGCTCTCGACGGGGACAAGAATCCCTGCCGTGTCCGTTCCTCGAATGCAGGTCATGCGCTCTTCACCGGCATCGCCCTGCCGGAGCGCGCCGGAAGAGTGGTGTCGACGCTGATGGCGCAGTCCTCGTTTTGCGGCTGGGGCGTGCGCACGATCGCCGCCTCGGAGGCGCGCTACAATCCGATGAGTTACCACAACGGCTCCGTCTGGCCGCACGACAATGCGCTGATCGCAGCAGGTTTCGTGCGCTACGGCTTTCAAGGCGAGGCGGCCAGCATCTTCGAAGGGCTGTTCTCGGCCTCCACCTATATCGACCTCAGGCGCCTTCCGGAGCTCTTCTGCGGCTTCGCGCGCCAGCGCGCCCGCGGCCCGACCTTCTATCCGGTTTCCTGCGTGCCCCAAGCCTGGGCGGCGGCGGCCCCTCTGTATCTGCTCCAATCGATGATCGGCCTCGGCTTCGATGCCGGAAGAATGCATGTCACATTGAACGAGCCGACGCTCCCGCCCTTCCTCGACGAGGTCGTGCTGAAGCGGCTGCGGGTCGGACCGGGGCTCGTCGACATAGCGCTGCGGCGATCGAGATCCCAGGTCGTCGTGGACGTCCTGGAGCGGAGAGGCGTCGTGAAAGTGCTGACGACGCACTGA
- a CDS encoding carbohydrate ABC transporter permease encodes MTSVRRWNLTSTIVLAVLTAHVLMVIFPFVWMIYSTFKTNREFMRSVWSLPKSFSLDAYVGAWSGGALGGYAVNSLLIMAGATMITVILATLAGFALSAYRPRWLPAVELSMTAAMAIPAYVALVPLVVMLRGAGLLDTHLGVILPTAAFNVPVSIFIMQAFFNTLPRDLFDAARMDGASEWKIFLRVALPIARPAMFTVAIVNMIWVWNDFLFPVVFINSPARKTLPVGLTDFVGEHITNYPVMLAAILIAAIAPLILFVFFERQITAALIGGAVKE; translated from the coding sequence ATGACCTCAGTCCGCCGCTGGAATCTGACAAGTACCATCGTGCTGGCAGTGCTGACGGCGCATGTGCTGATGGTGATTTTTCCATTCGTCTGGATGATTTACAGCACCTTCAAGACCAACAGGGAGTTCATGCGTTCCGTCTGGTCGCTGCCGAAGAGCTTCTCCCTCGATGCCTATGTCGGCGCGTGGAGTGGCGGAGCCTTGGGGGGCTATGCCGTCAACTCGCTGCTGATCATGGCGGGCGCGACCATGATAACGGTCATCCTTGCGACACTCGCCGGGTTCGCGCTTTCTGCCTATCGGCCGCGTTGGCTGCCGGCAGTCGAATTGAGCATGACCGCCGCAATGGCGATTCCGGCCTATGTCGCACTTGTACCGCTGGTCGTCATGCTGCGCGGCGCGGGCCTTCTCGATACCCATCTCGGCGTCATACTGCCGACAGCCGCTTTCAACGTGCCCGTCTCGATCTTCATCATGCAGGCGTTCTTCAACACGCTCCCGCGCGACCTGTTCGACGCCGCCAGGATGGACGGTGCCTCGGAGTGGAAGATCTTCCTGCGGGTGGCGCTGCCCATTGCCCGCCCCGCCATGTTTACTGTCGCAATCGTCAACATGATCTGGGTCTGGAACGACTTCCTGTTCCCCGTCGTCTTCATCAACAGCCCGGCACGCAAGACCTTGCCCGTGGGTCTGACCGATTTCGTCGGCGAGCACATAACCAATTACCCGGTGATGCTGGCTGCGATCCTCATCGCAGCCATCGCACCGCTCATCCTCTTCGTTTTCTTCGAACGCCAGATCACGGCGGCCCTTATCGGCGGAGCCGTCAAGGAGTGA
- a CDS encoding trans-sulfuration enzyme family protein, producing MSPKELDFASQAVFYAPEEHSQSISYPIYMSANFQYEGDIYDRIVAGARKEVNIYSRCGNPTEYRFEEHIAKLTGGTACLATASGMAAISHALFGILKAGDHIVADLTTYSSTHEFFDHRAQDFGLKVSLVDCTDVRAVENALTEETKVLYVEAIANPTMKVPPLKALVELAHARGIVVICDNTFASPAVCRPHDFGVDVVVESATKFIGGHNDAVGGVITLKSDILPPDWLEDVRWNTLNKLGAPLSPFNAWLLLRGAQTLALRLEKQCANALALAKHLEAHPRVKRVFYPGLPSHPNHVSASKQLRGGGAMLSFQVDDEASGVRLLKRLQLCSFAASLGGLRTTTQVPATMAFLDIPSQEREAMGVVDGLVRFSVGIEHIDDIIADVDRAIEQMHIEI from the coding sequence ATGTCCCCCAAAGAACTCGATTTTGCAAGCCAGGCCGTCTTCTACGCGCCGGAGGAACATTCCCAGTCGATCAGCTACCCGATCTATATGTCGGCGAATTTCCAATATGAGGGGGACATCTACGATCGGATCGTCGCCGGGGCGCGCAAGGAAGTGAATATCTATTCGCGCTGCGGCAATCCGACGGAGTACAGGTTCGAAGAACATATCGCCAAGCTCACCGGCGGCACGGCGTGCCTCGCAACCGCATCGGGAATGGCGGCGATCTCGCATGCATTGTTCGGCATTCTGAAGGCCGGCGATCATATCGTCGCGGATCTGACGACCTATTCGAGTACCCATGAATTCTTCGATCATCGCGCCCAGGATTTCGGGCTTAAGGTGAGCCTGGTGGACTGCACCGATGTGAGGGCGGTCGAGAATGCGCTTACGGAAGAAACGAAGGTGCTCTATGTCGAGGCCATCGCCAATCCGACGATGAAGGTGCCGCCGCTGAAGGCGCTCGTGGAGTTGGCGCATGCGCGCGGCATCGTGGTGATCTGCGACAATACCTTTGCGTCGCCGGCGGTCTGCCGGCCGCATGATTTCGGCGTCGACGTCGTCGTCGAGAGCGCGACCAAGTTCATCGGCGGACATAATGATGCGGTGGGCGGAGTCATCACTCTCAAGTCCGACATCCTGCCGCCCGACTGGCTCGAAGACGTGCGCTGGAACACGTTAAACAAGCTGGGAGCGCCGCTTTCGCCCTTCAATGCATGGCTGCTTTTGCGCGGGGCGCAGACCCTGGCACTGCGCCTGGAGAAGCAATGCGCAAATGCGCTGGCGCTCGCAAAGCATCTCGAGGCTCACCCCAGGGTCAAGCGCGTCTTCTATCCCGGCCTGCCTTCGCATCCGAACCACGTATCCGCCAGCAAGCAGTTGCGCGGCGGCGGGGCGATGCTCTCATTCCAGGTCGATGACGAGGCGTCGGGCGTTCGGCTATTGAAGCGGCTGCAGCTTTGCAGCTTTGCTGCAAGCCTCGGAGGGCTCAGAACGACCACGCAGGTGCCCGCCACCATGGCCTTCCTGGACATTCCGAGCCAGGAGAGGGAGGCAATGGGCGTCGTGGACGGGCTCGTGCGTTTCTCCGTCGGCATCGAGCATATCGACGACATCATCGCCGATGTGGACCGGGCGATCGAGCAGATGCATATCGAAATCTGA
- a CDS encoding ribonuclease activity regulator RraA: MTAYVLSDETRRKFEGVSCATLCTALFKRGLRNQFIQDVHPVSPKAKNMVGQAFTLRYIPAREDLNQLSVFQNPEHPQRTAVEKCPPGFVMVMDSRKDPRAASAGSILVSRLMVRGVAGVVTDGGFRDSPEIGELDIPAYHSRPSAPTNLTLHQALDINVPIGCGDVAVWPGDVVVGDREGVVIVPAHLADEIAAEAVEMTAFEDFVTEEVLKGRSIIGLYPATKDETKTEFAAWRRTKGR, encoded by the coding sequence ATGACCGCCTATGTTCTGTCCGACGAGACACGCAGGAAATTCGAAGGGGTAAGCTGCGCCACCTTGTGCACCGCCCTCTTCAAGCGCGGCCTGCGCAACCAGTTCATCCAGGACGTTCATCCGGTCTCGCCGAAGGCGAAGAACATGGTCGGACAGGCCTTTACCCTTCGATACATCCCGGCGCGAGAAGACCTGAACCAGCTTTCCGTCTTTCAAAATCCCGAACACCCGCAGCGCACGGCCGTGGAGAAGTGCCCACCCGGTTTCGTCATGGTGATGGATAGCCGGAAGGACCCGCGGGCGGCTTCGGCAGGCTCGATCCTGGTTTCGCGTCTGATGGTGCGCGGCGTCGCCGGCGTCGTCACCGACGGCGGTTTCCGGGACAGCCCGGAAATCGGCGAGCTCGACATCCCCGCCTATCACAGCCGTCCTTCCGCGCCGACGAACCTGACGCTGCACCAGGCGCTCGACATCAACGTTCCGATCGGCTGCGGCGACGTCGCCGTCTGGCCGGGAGACGTTGTCGTCGGGGATCGCGAAGGCGTGGTCATCGTCCCCGCGCATCTCGCCGACGAGATCGCCGCCGAAGCCGTCGAGATGACGGCCTTTGAAGACTTCGTCACCGAGGAAGTCCTGAAGGGCCGCTCCATCATCGGCCTCTATCCCGCGACCAAGGATGAGACGAAGACGGAATTTGCGGCCTGGCGCCGGACCAAGGGACGCTAG
- a CDS encoding phosphoribosylanthranilate isomerase, whose translation MKIQIYTMQTAAEAVAAAAAGVDYLGVTPSNRGLPGEISFAAAREIVDALEGKAQRVALSVESDLDDIAAMVEAVRPDVLHLCGDIALVTPEKVEVLRARLLARHPALRILQAIPMTGPEALDHAAAFEPFADMFILDSVAAHIGGIGAAGVTHDWSLSREVVARSRLPVILAGGLKPENVKAAIEAVRPWAVDSLTHTNQPLPGGGFRKDIDKIAAFVEAARAA comes from the coding sequence TTGAAAATTCAGATCTATACGATGCAAACAGCGGCGGAGGCGGTTGCTGCTGCAGCCGCCGGGGTGGACTATCTCGGTGTCACGCCATCAAATCGCGGGCTACCGGGGGAGATCAGCTTCGCTGCGGCGCGCGAGATCGTCGACGCCCTCGAAGGCAAGGCACAGCGGGTGGCCCTGTCGGTGGAAAGCGACCTCGATGACATCGCCGCGATGGTCGAGGCGGTTCGTCCCGATGTCCTGCACCTGTGCGGCGATATCGCACTGGTGACACCCGAAAAGGTCGAAGTGTTGCGGGCCCGACTGCTCGCAAGACATCCCGCCTTGCGGATCCTGCAGGCAATTCCGATGACCGGTCCCGAGGCGCTTGATCATGCCGCCGCGTTCGAGCCCTTCGCCGACATGTTCATCCTGGACTCAGTTGCCGCGCATATAGGCGGCATCGGCGCTGCGGGAGTGACGCACGACTGGTCGCTCAGCCGCGAAGTCGTCGCCAGGAGCAGGCTCCCCGTCATTCTCGCGGGTGGTCTCAAGCCGGAGAACGTCAAGGCGGCCATCGAAGCCGTCCGCCCCTGGGCGGTCGATTCCCTCACCCACACGAACCAGCCGCTTCCCGGAGGCGGCTTTCGCAAGGATATCGACAAGATCGCGGCTTTCGTGGAGGCTGCAAGAGCGGCCTGA
- a CDS encoding ABC transporter substrate-binding protein, producing the protein MSLKRLLIAAAAALTAIPASAGELSFWHAYAGQQDKVEFIDFALGEFAKAHPDVKLDVVAAEQSAYKTKLNTAMASGNPPDVFYTLPGGFLNAFVNGGQMYALDEELAKDGWRESFLESAIAQTSKDGKTYAVPVDVDSVVFWYDKALFTENGWTVPKTYDELLALAEKVKGDGFVPFALGNKDSWPATFWFQYLEMRLKGSGVVSSFANKDPDATLGAEATKAMELVAEIAGKEYFPIGFNGMSDQEANMLFLNGQAAMMLNGTWQIGASADAPEGFDLGYFAFPAVEGGAGDQSDVLAGVAASFGISQKAEDKGDAVTLLKFLTSREVMTKYVELRKTMVTVKDATTETAAGPVLYDISSNLMKGAGHLDPFYDTAMPPAATNIYYSSLQGVLDGSLSPADAAKRLEDALRAAK; encoded by the coding sequence GTGAGTCTGAAACGTCTTCTGATCGCCGCCGCCGCCGCGCTTACCGCAATCCCGGCTTCCGCCGGAGAACTTTCGTTCTGGCACGCCTATGCGGGGCAGCAGGACAAGGTCGAATTCATCGATTTCGCCCTCGGCGAATTCGCCAAGGCGCATCCCGACGTCAAGCTCGACGTGGTCGCCGCCGAGCAGTCGGCCTACAAGACGAAGCTCAATACCGCCATGGCCTCTGGCAATCCTCCGGATGTATTCTACACGCTGCCGGGCGGCTTCCTGAACGCTTTCGTCAATGGCGGGCAGATGTATGCCCTCGACGAAGAGCTCGCCAAGGACGGGTGGCGCGAAAGCTTTCTCGAAAGCGCGATCGCCCAGACAAGCAAGGACGGCAAGACCTATGCCGTGCCCGTAGACGTCGATTCCGTCGTGTTCTGGTACGACAAGGCGCTTTTTACCGAGAACGGCTGGACAGTGCCGAAGACCTATGACGAACTGCTCGCCCTTGCCGAGAAGGTGAAAGGCGACGGTTTCGTTCCCTTCGCGCTCGGCAACAAGGACTCCTGGCCGGCCACGTTCTGGTTCCAGTATCTCGAGATGCGGCTCAAGGGCTCGGGTGTCGTCTCGAGTTTCGCGAACAAGGATCCGGACGCGACGCTTGGCGCCGAGGCGACCAAGGCAATGGAATTGGTCGCCGAAATTGCCGGCAAGGAATATTTCCCGATCGGCTTCAACGGTATGAGCGACCAGGAAGCCAATATGCTCTTCCTCAACGGTCAGGCCGCCATGATGCTGAACGGCACCTGGCAGATCGGCGCATCGGCGGACGCGCCGGAAGGCTTCGACCTCGGTTATTTCGCCTTCCCGGCCGTCGAGGGCGGGGCCGGCGACCAGTCCGACGTGCTCGCCGGCGTCGCCGCAAGTTTCGGCATATCGCAGAAGGCGGAGGACAAGGGCGACGCGGTTACCTTGCTGAAGTTTCTTACTTCGCGCGAGGTGATGACGAAGTACGTCGAGTTGCGCAAGACGATGGTGACCGTCAAGGACGCCACCACCGAAACGGCAGCGGGTCCGGTCCTCTACGACATCAGCAGCAACCTGATGAAGGGCGCCGGCCACCTGGATCCCTTTTACGACACCGCCATGCCGCCCGCGGCGACAAACATCTATTACAGTTCGCTGCAGGGGGTGCTCGACGGCTCGCTGTCGCCCGCGGACGCGGCCAAGCGCCTCGAGGATGCGTTGCGGGCAGCCAAATAG
- a CDS encoding carbohydrate ABC transporter permease, with translation MSAGIGFAKRYNRAAILFLSPALVFVFAFVAYPVAYAGWLSLFRWDGASAPQFLAAGNFVRLAGDAIFWQALFRNILVALSAIVLQVFLALAIAYCLVRIVPAFSRIFLFFYLVPVMVSEICIGLLWRFMYNPYFGLVNAALSAIGLDSLKRGWLGESATAFSAVVVVMSFTYLGLYVLLFVAAVRNVPEGVYEAAEIDGAGEFRKFFSITMPMVWDAVRANSLLAIIGSLKTFSLVFVLTNGGPNHASEVVSTYLYKMGFGSFEMGYAATIGFAQMVLTALGAWIAFRYLKRVGAGAGAWS, from the coding sequence ATGAGCGCTGGCATAGGCTTTGCAAAGAGATACAACCGGGCTGCCATTCTTTTTCTGTCGCCCGCCTTGGTCTTCGTCTTCGCCTTCGTCGCCTATCCGGTGGCCTATGCAGGCTGGCTTTCTCTCTTCCGCTGGGATGGTGCCTCGGCTCCGCAATTTCTTGCCGCGGGAAATTTCGTGCGTCTCGCCGGTGATGCGATCTTCTGGCAAGCGCTCTTTCGCAACATCCTGGTGGCGCTCTCGGCAATCGTTCTGCAAGTCTTTCTGGCGCTCGCAATCGCCTATTGCCTCGTCCGTATCGTTCCTGCCTTCAGCCGGATTTTCCTCTTCTTCTATCTCGTGCCGGTCATGGTCAGCGAAATCTGCATCGGGCTGCTCTGGCGCTTCATGTACAATCCGTATTTCGGCCTCGTGAATGCGGCGCTTTCGGCAATCGGTCTAGACAGCCTCAAGCGCGGTTGGCTCGGAGAATCCGCAACCGCATTCTCCGCCGTGGTCGTCGTCATGAGCTTCACCTATCTCGGCCTCTATGTGCTTCTTTTCGTGGCCGCCGTGCGCAACGTGCCGGAAGGCGTCTACGAGGCCGCGGAAATCGACGGTGCCGGCGAGTTCCGCAAGTTCTTTTCGATCACTATGCCCATGGTGTGGGACGCCGTGCGCGCCAATTCGCTTCTGGCGATCATCGGTTCGCTCAAGACCTTTTCTCTTGTCTTCGTCCTGACGAATGGCGGGCCCAATCACGCGAGCGAAGTGGTGTCGACCTATCTCTACAAGATGGGCTTCGGAAGCTTCGAGATGGGTTACGCGGCGACGATCGGCTTCGCCCAGATGGTGCTGACCGCACTCGGAGCATGGATCGCTTTCCGCTACCTGAAGCGGGTGGGTGCGGGCGCAGGGGCCTGGTCATGA
- a CDS encoding carbohydrate kinase family protein codes for MSAIVLLGDINIDVVLDVPAYPAEGGEAIATAQTTALGGSATNTAIALARSRHRCRLIGRLGNDAWGDKALSDLRAEGIDTGWIGRDDAEPTQINVVAVGRTGERTMFAYRGANVQLSPGAFSDAVFDAAELFHLSGYALLQSPQSDAAEYAIDMAVARGIPITLDIPGGVVSELASGVRPLLPSLDTIVLADTDLSPLAGKPSGIDLDEAVRTLLDLGVKRVAVKAKEGLSWLYDAQGRESASWLPADVVDTTGAGDAFAAGHIHGRLAGMTRQECCRLANAFGALAVARRGAGRVMPTIDEAFALLRSADDLTF; via the coding sequence ATGTCCGCTATCGTCTTGCTTGGAGATATCAACATCGACGTGGTGCTCGATGTCCCCGCCTATCCCGCCGAAGGCGGCGAGGCGATAGCGACCGCCCAGACAACGGCTCTCGGCGGTTCCGCGACGAACACGGCCATTGCCCTTGCGCGGTCGCGGCACCGTTGCCGGCTGATCGGCAGGCTCGGGAATGATGCCTGGGGCGATAAGGCCCTTTCCGATCTGCGGGCGGAGGGAATCGACACCGGTTGGATCGGTCGCGACGACGCAGAGCCGACCCAAATCAATGTCGTGGCCGTCGGCAGGACCGGCGAGCGCACGATGTTCGCCTATCGGGGCGCCAACGTGCAACTTTCACCGGGCGCATTCAGTGACGCGGTATTCGATGCCGCGGAACTCTTCCATCTATCCGGCTACGCCCTGCTGCAGAGCCCGCAGTCCGACGCCGCCGAATATGCAATCGACATGGCCGTCGCACGGGGCATTCCGATCACGTTGGACATTCCGGGCGGTGTCGTTTCGGAGCTAGCGTCGGGCGTCAGGCCCCTGCTGCCAAGCCTGGACACGATCGTACTCGCCGATACGGATTTGTCCCCGCTCGCAGGCAAACCGTCCGGGATAGATCTGGACGAGGCGGTTCGCACCCTCCTTGACCTCGGCGTAAAACGTGTGGCCGTGAAGGCGAAAGAGGGACTGTCATGGCTTTATGACGCTCAGGGACGGGAAAGCGCCTCCTGGCTGCCGGCAGATGTCGTCGATACCACCGGGGCCGGCGACGCCTTTGCCGCCGGGCACATCCATGGGCGCCTCGCCGGCATGACGAGACAGGAATGCTGCCGGCTGGCCAACGCTTTCGGTGCATTGGCGGTTGCGCGGCGCGGGGCCGGGCGCGTAATGCCGACGATCGACGAGGCCTTCGCCTTGCTCCGGTCGGCGGATGATCTCACATTCTGA
- a CDS encoding glycosyltransferase family 4 protein: MKIAQIAPLFERVPPKLYGGTERVVHHLTEELVRQGHEVTLFASGDSMTSAKLIPCSDMALRLNPAVQDPIPYHMLMLEEVRRQASGFDILHFHVDLLHFPLVRGLAGKTVTTLHGRLDLPDLQPFYAAFPDVPLVSISDDQRKPMPPVSWVATVHHGLAPDVLPFTSRPRGDYLAFLGRISPEKRPDRAIEIAARVDMPLKIAAKVDKADEAYWFSEIEPLVRRYPNVEFIGEIDECQKAEFLGHARALLFPIDWPEPFGLVMIEAMACGTPVIAFRCGAVPEVIDHGVSGFIVDSMEEAVKAVRNLDRLDRHTVRATFDRRFTARRMADDYLDIYRALASCGQRVMPIHASNESGAGPGFTRVA; encoded by the coding sequence ATGAAGATAGCCCAGATCGCACCGCTGTTCGAACGTGTCCCGCCGAAGCTCTACGGAGGGACCGAGCGCGTCGTTCACCACCTGACGGAGGAGCTCGTCCGGCAGGGCCATGAGGTCACGCTCTTCGCGAGCGGCGACTCGATGACCTCGGCAAAGCTCATCCCCTGCTCGGACATGGCGCTGCGATTGAACCCTGCGGTTCAGGATCCGATCCCCTATCACATGCTGATGCTGGAGGAAGTGCGCCGGCAGGCGAGTGGCTTCGACATACTGCATTTCCACGTCGATCTTCTGCATTTTCCGCTTGTCCGCGGCCTCGCCGGCAAGACGGTGACGACGCTGCACGGCCGCCTCGATCTGCCCGACCTTCAACCCTTCTACGCCGCCTTCCCGGATGTCCCCCTGGTTTCGATTTCCGACGACCAGCGAAAGCCGATGCCGCCGGTCAGCTGGGTCGCCACGGTGCATCATGGGCTGGCCCCGGACGTCCTCCCATTCACCAGTCGGCCGAGGGGTGATTATCTCGCCTTTCTCGGCCGCATCTCTCCCGAAAAACGGCCCGACCGCGCGATCGAAATCGCTGCCCGGGTCGATATGCCGCTGAAAATCGCCGCCAAGGTCGACAAGGCGGACGAGGCCTATTGGTTCAGCGAGATCGAGCCGCTTGTCCGGCGTTATCCGAATGTCGAGTTTATCGGCGAGATCGACGAATGCCAGAAGGCCGAATTCCTCGGACATGCACGCGCCCTCCTCTTCCCGATCGACTGGCCCGAACCATTCGGACTGGTGATGATCGAGGCGATGGCCTGCGGCACGCCGGTGATCGCCTTCCGCTGCGGCGCGGTGCCGGAGGTCATCGACCACGGCGTATCGGGCTTCATCGTCGACAGCATGGAGGAGGCCGTGAAAGCGGTCCGCAATCTCGACCGGCTGGATCGACACACGGTCCGTGCGACCTTCGACAGGCGCTTCACTGCCCGGCGCATGGCGGATGATTATCTGGACATCTATCGCGCCCTGGCGAGCTGCGGTCAAAGGGTCATGCCGATCCACGCGAGCAACGAAAGCGGTGCCGGCCCTGGATTCACCAGGGTCGCCTGA
- a CDS encoding MurR/RpiR family transcriptional regulator, whose protein sequence is MTVDLRGPSVPASSRLRSVLPKLSDSERRVALWMLKNVDLTIRQSMSAIAQATDVSDTTVLRMCRTAGFEGFTDLKLALAQEPRETTGDISGEPEASDLQAAGRLFRAMTQALNDTLGVLDEATFARALDLIANAKHILVGGVGGSGIVAQAFYQRCIRLGLRCDAPVDSQLQIMHAALTGPGDLVVAISYSGITSDPVLVLQEAKARGASALCITGNSSSPLARLADVVLVSVSHEQGSEPMAAQIAQMTLIDALYAALVSRNAERAQLTEERMVNAILPKSI, encoded by the coding sequence ATGACTGTTGACCTGCGTGGTCCCTCCGTTCCAGCCAGCAGCCGGCTGCGCAGCGTTTTGCCGAAATTGTCGGACTCCGAACGGCGTGTCGCACTGTGGATGCTGAAAAACGTCGACCTCACGATCCGGCAATCCATGTCGGCGATCGCGCAGGCAACGGATGTCAGCGACACGACTGTGTTGAGGATGTGCCGCACGGCCGGCTTCGAAGGCTTTACCGACCTGAAGCTGGCTTTGGCGCAGGAGCCTCGCGAAACGACCGGGGATATCTCGGGCGAGCCGGAGGCGAGCGATCTGCAGGCCGCGGGCCGGCTGTTTCGCGCGATGACACAGGCGCTCAACGACACGCTCGGCGTTCTCGACGAAGCGACCTTCGCCAGGGCGCTGGATCTGATCGCCAATGCAAAGCACATCCTGGTCGGAGGCGTCGGCGGTTCGGGCATCGTCGCGCAGGCATTCTATCAGCGCTGCATCCGGCTCGGCCTTCGTTGCGACGCGCCGGTCGATTCACAATTGCAGATCATGCATGCCGCGCTCACCGGCCCGGGCGATCTGGTGGTCGCGATCTCCTATTCGGGGATCACAAGCGATCCGGTTCTCGTGCTTCAGGAAGCGAAAGCGCGCGGCGCCTCCGCGCTCTGTATCACCGGCAACAGCAGTTCGCCGCTGGCGCGCCTGGCGGACGTCGTGCTTGTCAGCGTTTCCCACGAACAGGGCAGCGAACCGATGGCGGCGCAGATCGCACAGATGACCCTGATAGACGCCCTCTATGCGGCACTCGTCTCGCGCAATGCCGAGCGCGCCCAACTCACCGAGGAACGCATGGTCAACGCAATCCTTCCGAAGTCAATCTAA